One window of the Oncorhynchus gorbuscha isolate QuinsamMale2020 ecotype Even-year linkage group LG17, OgorEven_v1.0, whole genome shotgun sequence genome contains the following:
- the LOC124002115 gene encoding pleiotropic regulator 1-like has protein sequence MTEDVQKHSVHTLVFRSLKRTHDMFVADHAKPVSLDETSHKVKMAAKLRADYSAVLHMPILKEGKDRPLGSNMPANQNYLQPGDDPEYLITGTNAYPSGPGVALTAGTQIHRNPSEGGVNAMALALPPSQARLDASRTAASVGDIHRHAVGAERSHAPHSHAMSLLEGGGTKNSSLIARKAPTMPKPQWHAPWKLFRVISGHLGWVRSIAVEPGNQWFVTGAGDRTIKIWDLASGKLKLSLTGHISTVRGVAVSTRSPYLFSCGEDKQVKCWDLEYNKVIRHYHGHLSAVYDLDLHPTIDVLVTCSRDATARVWDIRSKANVHTLSGHTNTVATVRCQAAEPQIITGSHDSTIRLWDLIAGKTRATLTNHKKSVRALALHPRQYTLASGSADNIKQWTFPDGNFIQNLSGHNAIINAMAVNSDGVLVSGADNGTIHLWDWRTGYNFQRIHAAVQPGSLDSESGIFACMFDNSESRLITAEADKTIKVYKEDDTATEESHPINWKPEILKRKRF, from the exons TCACAAGGTGAAGATGGCAGCGAAGCTAAGGGCAGACTACAGTGCTGTTCTACACATGCCCATTCTGAAAGAGGGCAAGGACAGACCACTGGGATCCAACATGCCTGCCAATCAGAACTATCTCCAACCCG GTGATGATCCAGAGTACTTGATCACTGGGACCAACGCATACCCCTCAGGACCTG GGGTGGCTCTGACGGCGGGCACTCAGATACATAGGAACCCCAGTGAGGGGGGAGTTAATGCCATGGCTCTTGCCCTGCCACCATCACAAGCCAG GCTGGACGCCAGTCGCACAGCAGCCAGTGTTGGGGACATCCACAGACACGCAGTGGGGGCAGAGAGGTCTCACGCTCCTCACTCACACGCTATG TCTCTTTTGGAAGGAGGCGGCACCAAAAACTCTTCCCTCATTGCCAGAAAAGCCCCCACTATGCCCAAGCCCCAGTGGCACGCGCCGTGGAAGTTGTTTCGG GTCATCAGTGGTCATCTTGGCTGGGTGAGGTCCATTGCCGTAGAGCCCGGCAACCAGTGGTTTGTGACCGGTGCTGGCGACAGAACCATTAAG ATCTGGGACCTGGCCAGTGGGAAGCTAAAGCTTTCCCTTACGGGACACATCAGCACGGTGCGCGGCGTGGCCGTGAGCACCCGGAGTCCCTACCTGTTCTCCTGCGGTGAGGACAAGCAGGTCAAGTGCTGGGATCTGGAGTACAACAAG GTGATCAGGCACTACCACGGCCACCTCAGCGCCGTGTACGACTTGGACCTGCACCCAACCATCGACGTGCTGGTCACATGCAGTCGAGATGCCACGGCCAGG GTGTGGGATATCAGGAGCAAAGCCAACGTGCACACCCTGTCCGGACACACCAACACAGTGGCCACAGTCAGATGCCAGGCCGCTGAACCTCAGATCATCACAG GGAGCCACGACTCCACCATCAGACTATGGGATCTGATAGCTGGGAAGACCAGAGCCACTCTCACCAACCACAAGAAGTCTGTCAGAGCACTGGCCTTACATCCCAGACA GTATACCTTAGCCTCTGGCTCTGCCGACAACATCAAACAGTGGACGTTCCCCGACGGCAACTTCATCCAGAACCTCTCTGGACACAACGCCATCATCAACGCAATGGCAGTCAACTCGGACGGCGTGCTGGTATCGGGAG CTGACAACGGCACCATTCACCTGTGGGACTGGCGGACGGGCTACAACTTCCAGCGTATCCACGCCGCCGTGCAACCTGGCTCGCTGGACAGCGAATCGGGGATCTTCGCCTGCATGTTCGACAACTCAGAGAGCAGGCTGATCACGGCCGAGGCTGACAAGACCATCAAGGTGTACAAAGAGGACGACACCGCG ACCGAGGAAAGCCACCCAATCAACTGGAAACCGGAGATCCTCAAGAGGAAGAGATTCTAG